A genomic segment from Methanobrevibacter ruminantium encodes:
- the thiC gene encoding phosphomethylpyrimidine synthase has protein sequence MTQISDAKKGILTEEMKHVAKIEGVSEDFILRSVANGTIVIPSNVNRDIEAAGIGAGLRTKVNATVGTSTDIVNFDEEVLKAQIAIDHGADCLMELSIGGDLDVIRNRVLDMSPLPVGSVPVYQAAIESIREHGSVIYMDEDDLFNTIEKQAKDGIDFMAVHSSINIETLTRLKRQGRVTGLVSRGGSFMSGWIVENEKENPLYSNFDYVLEIAKEHDVVLSLANGMRAGSIADSTDRAQIQELIILGELIDRSRDAGVQCMIEGPGHIPINEIPTNVMIQKKMCSNAPFYMLGPIVCDVAPGYDHIVSAIGAASSAKAGADFICYVTPAEHLALPSPEDVKEGVIATRIGAYAGDLASGQIDGSQDLAMAEARKRLDWEAQYECAMFPEAARAKRDERPPEEEDTCTMCGNYCAVKIVNQWLDQSDSELIK, from the coding sequence AATGAAACATGTCGCTAAGATTGAAGGAGTTAGCGAAGATTTTATCTTAAGGTCCGTTGCAAACGGTACTATTGTAATCCCATCTAATGTAAACAGGGATATTGAAGCAGCAGGTATCGGTGCAGGTCTTAGAACAAAAGTAAATGCAACTGTAGGAACTTCTACAGATATCGTAAACTTTGATGAAGAGGTATTGAAAGCACAGATTGCTATTGACCATGGTGCAGACTGTTTGATGGAATTGAGTATTGGTGGAGATTTGGATGTAATAAGAAACAGAGTTTTAGATATGTCTCCACTCCCTGTAGGTTCAGTACCTGTATACCAAGCGGCTATTGAAAGCATTAGGGAGCATGGTTCTGTAATTTATATGGATGAAGATGACTTATTCAATACCATTGAAAAGCAAGCAAAAGATGGTATAGACTTCATGGCTGTTCACAGCAGTATCAATATTGAAACATTGACAAGACTTAAAAGACAAGGTCGTGTAACTGGACTAGTATCCCGTGGAGGATCATTCATGTCCGGGTGGATTGTAGAAAATGAAAAGGAAAATCCATTATACTCTAACTTTGATTATGTATTGGAAATTGCAAAGGAACATGATGTTGTTCTTTCCCTTGCAAATGGTATGAGAGCAGGTTCCATTGCAGACTCTACCGATAGGGCTCAAATCCAAGAATTGATCATTTTAGGAGAATTGATTGACAGATCCCGTGATGCTGGTGTGCAATGTATGATTGAAGGGCCAGGTCACATACCAATCAATGAAATTCCAACCAATGTAATGATTCAAAAGAAAATGTGTTCCAATGCTCCTTTCTACATGTTAGGACCTATTGTATGTGATGTGGCACCGGGTTACGACCATATTGTATCCGCTATTGGTGCAGCATCCTCTGCAAAAGCTGGAGCAGACTTCATATGTTATGTAACTCCTGCAGAACACTTGGCTTTACCATCTCCTGAAGATGTGAAAGAAGGGGTTATTGCAACTAGAATCGGTGCATATGCAGGTGACTTGGCTAGCGGTCAAATCGATGGTTCACAAGACTTGGCTATGGCTGAAGCAAGAAAAAGATTAGATTGGGAAGCTCAATATGAATGTGCAATGTTCCCTGAAGCTGCACGTGCAAAAAGAGATGAAAGACCTCCTGAAGAGGAGGACACCTGTACAATGTGCGGTAACTATTGTGCTGTAAAAATAGTAAATCAATGGTTGGACCAATCTGATTCTGAATTAATTAAATAG